TTCTCAGTCGTGCTACGCGCCATGCTGACGCACGCCGGCACGCCATGCGGCCAGCACCGGGACCAGCAGGCGGGTGAGGGAGCCACCGGCGCGGACGAGCCGCCGGACCTCCTGCGGGTCGTGGGCGCGCGCGCCGTCGGTGGTCAGGTACATGGCGAACATCGAGCAGATGATCACGAGGTGGCGGTCGGCGTCCGGCAGCTGGGCGGCGCGCCGCAGCGTGAGCGCCATCAGCTCGCCGAGCCGCGCCACGGCCTCCGTGCGCGCGCCGTAGTAGTTGAGGTAGTTGTGATGACCGCCGGCGCGGTCCTCGTCCTCGTCGATGTAGTTGTCCAACAACGAGCTGAGCGTCGCGACCATGGTGTAGGCCTCGACCGTGGCGACGAGGTCGCCGCGCGTGGCGCCCGGCCGCGCCGAGGCGGCCAGCAGCGCGATCACCGTCAGCATCGAGCTGGCCCCGGCGCTCGACTCGAACCACCTGAGGTCGGGGTCGCGGGCCAGCTCGGCGACCGCGTGCGCGTGCAGCAACGCCGGCCGGTCCTGCGGGCGCGTCGTGTTCTCGAGGTCGAGCGAGCGCGCCCGCCGCACCTCCAGGACGACGAGGTCGAGCGCCTCCGCGTAGCGCGGCAGCCCGGCCCAGCCGGCGTGGCAGGTCGCCACCAGCGCGCGCAGGAGCTCGGCGTCGGCGTAGCTGCGCGGTGCGCGGCCGAGGTCGACGACCTCCGGGAAGCTCGTCATGTCCGGACCGCTGCACGGCAGGCCCGCGCCGACGCGCTCGCCGGTCTGGTCATGGTGGTTGGCGAGGATCTGGAACGCGACGAGCGCGCGCAGGAGCCGGGCGTCGCGCACGTCGCCGAGCGTCCAGAACAGCGCCGCGCCGTCGAGCAGCGGGCGCTTGGCCTCCAGCGTCGCGCGCATCTCGGCGCGCGCCGCCGGATCCGGGAGCGCGTCGGCGCGCGCCACCCACGTACGGTGCTCCGCACGCACCAGCCGCAACCCCTCCGTCAACTCCCAGGCCGCCGCGCGACCGAGCGCGCGGAGGCGTCCGGCGGTCACCGCCGCCGGGTCCATCGCCTGCATCACCACGACCTCCTGAAGCGTCCGACAGCCTCCGGCTACTCGCGCGCCGAAGGCAGAGACCGGGCCACGAGGTAGCCCGGGAGCACCACGGCGAGCGTCGATGCCGCGAGCACGGTGCCCACGGCGATCCCCGCGACGTCGAAGCGCAGCCCATGCACGACCGGGAACCCGGTCACCGCGGCCACGCCCTGCGTGCAGAGCACCTGGCCGAGCAGCCCGAAGAGGGCGCCGAAGAGCACGCCGACGCCGAACAGCGTCGCGCTCTCGATCAGCAGCGCGCGCCACACGAGGCCGGTGGTCAGCCCGAGGAACTTCTGGCCGCCGACGATCGGCCGGTGCTGCCAGAGCATGCCGATCATCGCGGCGCTCATCGCCAGCACGGCGGCCAGGAGCGTCAGCGTCGCGATCTCGCTGAGGCGCGCGAGGCCCTTCTCGGCGACCTCGCTCTGGCGCGCCGAGCGCTGCGCCGCGGTCTCGACGAGCAGGCCCGAGCGCTTGCCGAGCGCGGCGGCGACCGAGCCCCGGACCTCGTCCGGCGAGTGGCCCGGCGCGGCCTGCACCTGGTAGGCCGCGACGGTCGCGGGGCCGGGCCAGGCGCGCCGGAAGTCGCCGGCGCCGATGACGATCGCGCCGGAGGACCAGCCGAGGTTCGTCGTGAGCGCCGCGACGCGCAGCGCCACCGGATGGGGGCTGGGCAGCGTGAAGCGGTCGCCGATCCCGACGCCGAGGCGGTCCGCGAGACCCTTGGAGACGAACGCCCAGCCACCGCTTGCGACCTGGGCGTTCGCGCGTGCGGCGTTGCCGTCCAGCACCTGGGTGCTCGTCACCTGCGGCGGCGCGCCGGCCGCGGCGCCGACCAGCCAGGCGCGCTCGTCGGCGACGTCGAGCAGCGCCGCCGGCTGCTGCGCGACGCCCGCGACGCCGGGCGCCGTCTCGATCCGCCGCAGGTCGCGCGGCGCGAACGACGTCGTGCCGATCGAGCTGCCGGCACCCGCCGCGGTGACCCACACGTCGGCGGGGGCGTTGAGCTGCTGGGAGAGCTGGTCGAGACCGCCCTGCAGGTTCGCGCGCGCGCCCTGGAGCGACATCGCGCCGAAGACGGCGATCGCCCCGGTCGTCGCGATCGCCAGCGCGCGTGGCCGCCAGCGCTTGGCGCCGAGCTGGTGCAGCGCCAGCTCCAGCGCCGCCGAGGAGTGCGAGCTGCGGCGGTTGAGCCGGCGCAGCCCGTCGATCGCGAAGCCGAGGGCGAGCGGCAGCAGCCCCGCGACCGCGCCGGCGAGCAGCACGAGCCCGACGACGACGGCGCTCGGCGCGACGACGGTGATGACGATCGCGGCGACCAGCGCGGCGAGGCCCAGCGCCCAGGTCGGGATCGGGCGCCGCGTGCCGCGCGTCCCGGTCGGTGCGCGCGTCGTGCGCCGCGGCGCGACGGCCTCGGCGACCAGCCCGCGGACCGGTCCGAGCACGCCGACGATCGCGGCGAGGATCCCGCCCACGACGGCGATCGTGATGCTCTGCCACGACACGATCCGGACGTCGCCCATCGCGAACGCGCCCGACAGGAAGCCGACGTCGGACCTGAACCCGTGGCGCGAGACCAGCTCGCCCACCGTCAGCCCCGCGGCCACGCCGAGCACGCCGATCGTCGTCGCCTCGACCATCAGCGTCGTGACGGTCGCCGACGGCGGGAAGCCCTGGCGGCGCTGCTGCGTGACGAGCTTGCCGCGGTCCGACGCCGTGACGAGCAGCGCGCAGATCGCGAACAGCCAGCCGACCAGCGCGCTGAGCGCGCTGAACACCGCGGAGGCCTCGGTCGTCGGCTTGGTCGCGTGGTCGAACAGCTCGGTCTCGTAGGAGGACGCGCGCACGTCGGCGCCGCCGACGTGGAGCGCGCTCAGCTCCCTCCGTACCTGGCCGATCTTGCCCGGCTCGGCCTCCACGAGGATCCGCGACACGTTGTGGCCGACGCCCGCGAGCCGCTGCAGGTAGTGCAGCGGCACGAGGACGACCGACGTCTTGACCAGCTCGCCGAGCTGGCGCTCGCCCGCGACCGCCGAGGGCACGACCAGCCGGCGCCCGTCGACCTCCAGGCTCGCGTCGTCGCCGAACAGCAGGCCGATCCTCTGGGCGACGAGCGCCGGGACGATCACGGTCTCCTGCCTCGCCGCGTCGCCGCTGCTGAAGCCGCGCAGGAGCGAGCCACGGAGCCTGACGATCCGCGGATCGGCGCCGTTGAACGTCACGTCGGCCTGGCCCTGCTGGCCGATGAGGTTGCCGGGGACCTGGAGGATCGGCGCCGCGCGCTTGACGCCCGGCAGCGCGACGACCTTGTTGTAGGTGTCCTCCGGGATCGTGGTCCCGCCGCGCGCGAGCACCTGCAGCTGGCCGGCGCCGACGATGCCCGCGTTGAGGCGCTTGACCGGTCCGGACAGGGAGGTCGAGGCGACCTGCGTGGCGTACAACAACGCGACGCCGGCCGCGATGCCGAGGACCGCGAGCAGGTCCTGGATCCAGCGACGGCGGCGCAGGCGACGGCGGTAGAGGGCGAGCGCGGCGGAGACGCGCAGCCGGCCCGGGGGGACCGGCTCGAAGCCCCAGGAGCTCAGACCCACGGATGGTCCCCGCTGAGCGACTCGACGTCGTGCAGGTGGCCGTCCTCCAAGGCGTACACCTTGTCCGCGAAGGCCGCGGCGCGCTCGTCGTGGGTCACCAGCAGCGTGGCCATCCCGCGCTCGTGGGTCTGCGCGCGCAGCAACGAGAGGACCTCGTGGCTGAGCTTGCTGTTGAGGCTGCCGGTCGGCTCGTCGGCCAGCAGCACCTTGGGGTCCAGCGACAGCGCCTGTGCGATCGTCACGCGCTGGCGCTCGCCGGCCGACAGCGTGTCGGCGCGGTGGTTGAGGCGGTGGCCGAGGCCCAGCTCGTGCAGCAGCGGGGTGACCTTCCGGAAGCCTTCACGCACCGACTTGGTGGCGACGAGGTGCTTGATCGCGGCGTTCTCCAGGACCGTGGCGCCCTCGTCCAGGCCCGCCTCCTGGTGGACCCAGCCGAGCGTGTACATGCGGTACCTGGCCGCGTCCTTGGCCGACAGCCGGGTCACGTCGACGCCCGCGACGAGCACCTCGCCGGAGTCGAGCGGCTCGATCCCGGCGGCGATGCGCAGCAGCGTGCTCTTCCCGGAGCCGGACGGGCCGTAGAGCGCGACCAGCTCGCCGGCCGCGATCATCAGCGACAGCCCGTCGACGGCGCGCACGGGCTCCCCGCCGCTGGCGTAGTGCTTCCGCACCTCGCGGAACTCGAGCAACGGTGTGTCTGCCATCGCGCGCTCAGCCGTCCGCGCGCAGCGGGATGACGGTGCCGCCCGGGCGGACCGAGGGTCCGTCGAGCCTGCCGTCGCGCAGCGACCAGATCCGGTCCAGGCCCCTCAGTTCGACCAGCTCGGCGGCCGTGACGAGGACGGCGACGCCGGTCCCGGCGATCGACGACAGCAGCTGCATGACCTCGTCGCGCTCGACCGCGCCGAGCCCGGCCAGCGGGTCGTCGGCGATCAGGACGCGCGGGCCGCGGACGATCGCCTGGGCGAGCGAGGCGAGCATCCGCTCACCGTCGCTGAGCACGTCCCAGGGCTCGCCGCCGATCTCGTGGGCGCCGGTGCGCTCCAGCGCGCGGCGGGCGAGCGTCAGCGCTTCCTTGTACGAGTGGCTGAGCAGCAGCGACGACGCGATCCAGTCCTCGACCGGCATCTCGTCCAGCTCGGGCCCGCGCCGGTTGGCGAGGCCGACCTGCGCGTGCAGGATGCCGCCGCGGGCGGAGTTGAGCGGCTGGCCGTCGAGGAGCACGTTCCCGCGGTCCGGGGTCAGGATGCCCGCGGCGACAGCGGTCAGCGTCGACTTGCCCGCGCCGCGCCTGCCCCAGACGCCGGCGATCTCGCCGGGCATGAGCGCGAGGTCGACGTCGTGGAGCACCATCGTGGAGCGGCGGCCGCGGAGGTAGCAGAGGCTGACGTTCTCGAGGGTCAGCACGGCGGGCATGTGTCAGGCGTCCCTGCTCAACGCGTGGAGCTCCTCGAGCTCGGCGCGCAGGTCGCCGAGCACGGTCGCCTGCGCGGCGACGTCGGCGGCCTGGTACTTCGCGACGAGCGTGCGGAGGACCGTCCTCCACGGCGCGTCGCGGCGCGCCATCGCCAGCGGCTCGGGCGTGACGCTCCACTCCTGGAAGCGCGTGACGCTGAGCTGCTCCAGGTCGGCGGCGAAGGCGATCAGGATCGGCAGGTCGGCCGGGCGCGCGACGCTCACGCGCACGCAGAGGTCGTCGAAGCTGCGCGGGGGCGTGCGCGCGTGGCGGTCCAGCTCGGCGAGGCCCGCCGTGGTGGCCGCGAAGATCGTCCGGTCGGGATGGCGCGACGCGGGGGAGTCGGCAGCCGGCGCGTGCGGCGCGATCAGCCCGTCGGCGTTGAGGCGCTCCAGGTGGCGGTACACCGTCGAGCGGCCCGGGCGCAGCTGGTCCGGGACCGGCCAGCGCTCGATCTCGGAGTACAGGGCGTATCCGTGCGCGGGCTCGCGGGCCACGAGGCCCAGGACGGCGTGTCGTGTCGATTCTGCCAAGGGGATCCTCGTTCGGAAACGCGAATATATCTGGCGCGGTCAAGCGATATCCAGTGCTGTGTTCAAATTGCGATCCAGCTGGTACGTTCGTGTTTGTGATTGCTGCAGCTCGCTCTACCTTCTTGCTCGTGATCGCCCTGCTCGTAGGGGGATCGACCGCGTTGGCCGCTCAACCGGTCAAAGAGCACGTCGATCTCAAAGTCGTAAGCAGGACCGCGGGCGGGACCAGGTTCGTCCACAACGGCACGGCGACGGGCACGTTCGCCGGCTCGGTGAGGTCGAGGATCACGCTCGCGCACTCGGTCGTGATGACGGGCGTCGTGACGATCAGGGCCAGGGGCGGGACGGTCACGATGAAGGTCAACGGCCGCGCGCGGTCGCTGTCGATGCGCACCAAGTTCAACGGCACCGCGACGATCACGGGCGGCACCGGGAAGTACGCACACGCCAAGGGTTCGGGCCAGTTCACGGGCGTCGTGAACCGCAGCACGTGGCACGCGACGATCGACGCAACGGGCTCGTTCACGTCTTGAGGCGCGGCCTGCCCGCGCTCGCCGCCGCGCTCGCGCTGGCGGCGCCGGGCGGCGCGGCGGCGGCCCAGAAGGCGCTGACGTTCCACGCCGCGTTCGGCCCGGGCGCGCGCCTGGGCGCGTCAACGGCGATCGTCTTCAGCGGTGACATCGCGGACCGCAGGATTCCCGTGATCGAGTTGCGGCTGCTCACGCCGGCCGGAGTCGACCTCGCCTCCAGCGGGCTCGGCGTCGCGTCCTGCACGCGCCCGAGGAGCGACATCCTCTCCGTGGTGGTCCCGGCGGCCGACGACAGCAGGCCCTGCCCGGTGAACTCGCTGATGGGCCTCGGCTCCGCGGTCGCCTCGCTGGACATGGAGCCGAGGATCGACGGCACGGCGACGCTCGACGTCTACGCGGGCGGCTCGGTGGAGGACAAGCCGGGACTCGTGATCGTGGCCAACACCTACAACCCGGTTCGCTTCCACCTCTTCTACCAGGGTTACCTGTACATCCCGCCGCCCGGCTACGGCGTCGGCGTCGCGATCCTGCTCCCGCAGGCACCGCAGCCGCCCTTCGGAGCGGCGCTGATGCTGTCGCACGTGCGCGCCGCGATCGGCGGGTCGGGCATCACCTACACCAAGACCAGGCACGGCCACCGCGAGACGTACCACCCGCGCGGGGTCACGCTCCCGGAGCAGTGCCCCCGAAGCGGGTTCCGCTTCCGCCTCATCGCCCGCTTCGCCGACGGTGCCCGGCGGCAGGCGGATGCCGTGGTCGCCTGCCCGAAGCGCTAACTAGGGCGTCGAGGCTTCGAGGGCCGGCCAGCCGACGTCTTGCTCTTTGAGGGCTTCGTCGGCGGCGGCGCCGCCGCGGAGGCCGAAGAGGCGTTTGGCGTAGAGGAGGTACACGACGACCGCCAGGTTGATGAGGAAGGCGAGGACCTTGAAGGGGGTCGCGTGCTCGCTCAGCTCGTAGACCTCGACGGGCAGCAGGGACGCCGTCACGATCAGCGTGAGGTACTCGGCCCAGCGCTTGCCGTACCAGAGGCCGATGGCCTCGACGCCCTCGACCAGCGCGTAGACGGAGGCGATCGCCGCGAAGAGGTGGAGCCTCGACGAGCGCAGCGAGAAGAGCTCGTCGAGCCTGTGCGTGATGCCGTTCCGCGCGCCCGCCCCGCCGTTGGCCGACTCGCCCGTGATGTCCCCCGTCACGCGCAGCACCGTGTCCCGGAGGTCGGCGCGGTTCGCGCTGAACAGCAGGATCGCGAGCGCCAGCAGCGCGAGCCCGATGAAGTGGGCGGCGCGGTTGACCGCGATCAGCCGCAGGACGATCTTGTCGCGCAGCGGCCGCCCCCGCAGCGGCAGCTCGATCTCGTCCCGCCCGGGCGGGACGTCGCGAGCGGGATCGGCAGGCAAAGCAAGGGGCAGCCAACTGTCACAGCGCAGGCACCGGTGCCAGCGCGTCCCGCCCTCGTCGCGCGCGATCACGGGATCGTCGACGCGGGCGGCGTCCAGCGCCACCAGCTCGTGCCCGGCCAACCCGCACACCAGCAGCTCCCAGTGGAAGCGCGGCACGAACCGGCGTGGCTTCTGCGCCCGCACCCCGGGCACTGCTCGTTGGCTCACCGTTCGACAACCTACCCGCCGCGCCAGCCGTCACAATGCACTTCATGGCCGTCGAAAGCACGCCTGCGCCGTCCTCGACGGACTCGCGGCTCGAAGATCTCGTCGTGATCTCCGGGTTCTCGGGCGCCGGCAAGTCCACCGCGATGGCCGTCTTCGAGGACGCCGGCTACTTCTGCGTGGACAACCTCCCGCCGGAGATGATCCGCAACCTCGTCGAGCTGTTCACGCACGAGGGGTCGAAGGTCGAGCGCGCGGCGGTCGTCTCCGACGTCCGCGGCGGCGAGTTCTTCACCCCGCTGGAGGGCGTGATCGACGAGCTCCACGCCCGCGAGCTGCCCGCCCGCGTCCTGTTCCTGGACGCCGACGACGTCGCGCTGATGGACCGCTACAAGGAGACCCGCCGCCGCCACCCGCTGGCGCCCGAGGGCTCGATCGCCTCCGGCATCGCGGCCGAGCGCGCGATGCTCGGCCCGATCAAGGACCGCGCGGACTTCGTCATCGACTCGACCGGCCTCAAGGCCTCCCACCTCCGCCGCCGCATCGCCGACGAGCTGCTGCCCCGCAACCGCCGCGGCCGCCTCGCGCTGACCTTCCAGTCCTTCGGCTTCAAGCACGGCCCGCCGCGCGACGCCGACCTCGTCTTCGACGTCCGCTTCCTGCCCAACCCGCACTACGTCCCGGACCTCAAGCCCAAGACCGGCCTGGACCCCGAGGTCGTCGCCTACGTCGGGCGCGAGGGCAAGCTCGCCGAGTTCTACGCCCTGCTCGAGCCGCTCCTGGACTTCCTCATCCCGCAGTACGAGGAGGAGGGCAAGGCCCACCTGAGCATCGCGATCGGCTGCACCGGCGGCCGCCACCGCTCGGTCGCGATCACCGAGCACCTCGGCCACCGCATCACGCAGCGCGACGACGTCGTCGTCGAGATCGAGCACCGCGACATCGGCCGCAGGCCCTAGCGCGCGCGATGATCGACCACGTCGGCTTCGAGGTCTCCGACCTCGCCACCTCGGCGCGCTTCTACGACGCGCTCTTCTCCCGCCTCGGCATCCGCCGCGTCCACAGCTCCGACGCCGCGATCGCCTACGGCTCCCACGAGCCCCGCTTCTGGATCGTCCAGCGCGGCCGCACGCCCGCCCCCGGCTACGGCCACGTCGCGATCCAGGCCGCCGGCCGCGCGGCGGTGGACGCGGCCTACGCCTCGGCCCTAGAGTCAGGGGGACGGGACGACGGCCCACCCGGACTGCGCCCCCAGTACGGCCCGCGGTACTACGCCGCGTACCTGCTGGACCCCGACGGCCTGCGGGTCGAGGTCGTCGCGGGCGGGCATTGACCCAGGGTGGACCGGTAGGGTCCGCCGTCCGCTGCACCGCACCGAACCTCGCCTCCAGCCCCTCAGGAAGGACTGACCACGAGCATGCCCGTACGCGTCGGGATCAACGGCTTCGGCCGCATCGGCCGCAACCTCTTCCGTGCCGCCCAGGCCCAGAACGCCGACATCGAGTGGGTCGCCGTCAACGACCTCACCGACACCAAGACGCTCGCCCAGCTCTTGAAGTACGACTCGATCCTCGGCCCCTACCCGGGCACGATCGAGGTCGACGGCGACAGCATCATCGTCGACGGCAAGCCCCTCAAGGTGCTCGCCGAGCGTGACCCCGCGAACCTGCCGTGGAAGGACCTCGGCGTCGACGTCGTCGTCGAGTCGACCGGCTTCTTCACCAAGCGCGCCGACGCGCAGAAGCACATCGACGCCGGCGCGACCAAGGTCATCATCTCGGCCCCCGCGTCCGACGAGGACATCACGGTCGTCCTCGGCGTCAACTTCGACAGGTACGACAAGTCGCAGCACCACGTGATCTCCAACGCGTCGTGCACGACCAACTGCCTCGCGCCGATCGCGAAGGTCGCCAACGACGCGATCGGCATCAAGCACGGCCTGATGACGACGATCCATGCCTACACGCAGGATCAGAACCTCCAGGACGCGCCGCACAAGGACCCGCGCCGCGCCCGCGCCGCCGCGATCAACCTCGTGCCGACGTCGACCGGCGCCGCCAAGGCCGTCGGCCTCGTCCTGCCCGAGCTCAACGGCAAGCTCAACGGCTTCTCGGTCCGCGCGCCGATCCCGACGGGCTCGCTCGTCGACCTCACGTTCGAGGCCGCGCGCGAGACCTCGGTCGAGGAGATCAACTCCTTGTTCAAGGAGAAGGCCGACACCGGCGACCTCGCCGGCGTCCTCCAGTACACCGAGGACCCGCTGGTCAGCTCGGACATCGTGGGCAACCCCTACAGCTCGATCTTCGACTCCGGCCTGACCGCGGTCATCGACGGCACGCTGGTCAAGCTGGTGGCCTGGTACGACAACGAGTACGGCTACTCCAACCGCCTCGCCGACCTCATCCAGAAGGTCCTTTGAGAACCCTCGACGACCTCGGGGACCTGAGCGGGAAGCGCGTCTTCGTCCGCGTCGACTTCAACGTCCCGATCAAGGACGGGGTCATCGGCGACGACGCGCGCATCCGCGCCGCCCTGCCGACCCTGGAGGAGCTGCGCCGCCGCGGCGCGCGGCTCCTCCTGGCCGCCCACCTCGGGCGGCCGAAGGGCCGGGACCTCGACTACTCGCTGGCGCCCGTCGCCGCGCGGCTGACCGAGCTGCTCGGGACCGACGTGACGCTGGCGGCCGACCTCGACACCGTCCCCGACGGTGACGTCGTGATGCTCGAGAACGTCCGCTTCGAGGCGGGCGAGACGAAGGACGACGAGGCGCTGGCGCAGCGCTACGCCGCGCTCGCCGACGCCTACGTCAACGACGCCTTCGGCGCCGCGCACCGCGCGCACGCGTCCACGCACGCGATCGCCAAGCTGCTGCCGAGCGCCGCCGGGCTCCTGCTCCAGCGCGAGGTCGAGACGCTGACCGGCATCCTCGCCGACCCCGCGCGCCCGCTCGTGGCGATCGTCGGCGGCGCCAAGGTGACCGACAAGATCGGCGTGCTCGAAGCCTTCCTGGAGAAGGCCGACACGATCCTGATCGGCGGCGCCATGCAGTTCCCCTTCTTCAAGGCGCAAGGCCATGATGTCGGTTCCTCGCTCTGCGAGGCCGACGGCATCCCCGCCGCCGAGCGCGTCCTGAGCGACGCCGCGGACGGCCAGGTCAAGCTCCCCGTGGACATGGTGTGCGGTGAGAGCTTCTCAGTCGACACGCCGGTCACGGAAGTCGATGGCATCGACGTCCCCGACGGGCTCATGGGGCTCGACGTCGGCCCGCGCACCGCGCAGGCCTACGCCGAGGTCATCGAGAACGCCGGGACGGTCTTCTGGAACGGTCCCATGGGCGCGTTCGAGCTGGAGCCGTTCGCGGCCGGCACGCGCGCCGTGGCCGAGGCGGTGGCGAAGGCGGCGGGCACCACGGTGGTCGGCGGCGGCGACAGCGCGGCGGCCCTCCGTCAGTTCGGGCTCGAGGGCGAGGTGACGCACCTGTCGACCGGCGGTGGCGCCTCCCTGGAGCTGATCGAAGGCAAGACGCTTCCGGGCGTGGAGGTGCTGAGCGCATGAGCAGTCGCAAGCCGCTGATCGCGGGCAACTGGAAGATGCACGGCACGATCGCCGAGACCGAGGAGCGCATCGCCCAGATGCTGCCCCGGATCGCGACGTCCGAGCACGTCGACCACGCGATCTGCGTGCCGTTCACCGCGCTGCAGGCCGCCGTCGACTCGGCGCGCGGCTCGCTGCTGAACGTCTACGCGCAGAACATGCACGAGGGCGAGAACGGCGCGTTCACCGGCGAGATCTCGGCGGGCATGCTCACCGAGATCGACGTCCAGGGCGTGCTGCTCGGTCACTCCGAGCGCCGCAGCCTGTTCGGCGAGACCGACAAGGCGCTGAAGCTCAAGGTCCCGGCCGCGCTCAACGCGGGCCTGCAGGTGATCCTCTGCGTCGGCGAGACCGAGGACGAGCGCGAGAACGGCGACACCGAGCGCCGCCTGCGCCACCAGGTCCAGGAGGGGCTGGAGAAGGTCCCGGCCGAGCGCCTCGGCGAGCTCGTCATCGCCTACGAGCCGGTCTGGGCGATCGGCACCGGCAGGGTCGCGACGCCCGAGCAGGCCCAGGACGCGCTGGCGTTCGTCCGCGCGCTGGTCGCCGACCGCGACAAGGCGGCGGCCGAGCAGGTCCGCGTCCTCTACGGCGGCTCGATGAAGCCCGACAACGCGGCCGAGCTGCTCGCGCTCCCGGACTGCGACGGCGGCCTGATCGGCGGCGCGTCGCTGGACGTGGACCAGATCATCGCGATCGTCGACGCCTGCACACGCTGAGCTGATGAGCGACACGTTGCCCGTCCCGCGCGTCGTCCTGGTCGTCCTCGACGGCTGGGGGATCGCTCCGCCCGGGCCGGGCAACGCGGTCGACCTCGCCGACACGCCGGTCTTCGACGCGCTGTGGGAGAAGTACCCGCACACGCAGCTGACGGCCGGCGGCAAGGCCGTCGGCCTGCCCGAGGGCCAGATGGGCAACAGCGAGGTCGGCCACCTCAACCTCGGCGCGGGCGCGGTCGTCAAGCAGGACCTGACGCGCATCGACGAGGCGGTCGAGGAGGGCACGCTCGCCCACAACGAGGCGCTGCTGGCCGCGACCGATCCGGAGCGGTTCGAGCGCGTCCACCTGATCGGCCTCGTGTCCGACGGCGGCGTGCACTCGGGCTGGAAGCACCTCGAGGCGCTGATCGCCCTGGCCGGCGAGCGCGGCGTCAGGGACGTCGTCATCCACGCGTTCACCGACGGCCGCGACACGTCCCCGCGCGGGGGCGAGCGCTACCTCCAGCAGGTCCAGGAGTGGGCGGACGCCGCCGGCAACGCGCGCATCGGCAGCGTCATCGGCCGCTACTACGCGATGGACCGCGACAGCCGCGCCGAGCGCACCCAGGCCGCGGTCGACCTGCTGCTCGACGGCGTCTCGCCCCACCACACGGGCAGCGCCGTCCAGGCCGTCACCGACTCCTACGCGCGCGACGAGCGCGGCGACGAGTTCGTCGCGGCGACGACCGTCGGCGACGAGGCCCGGATCCGCCCGCAGGACTCGGTCATCGCCTTCAACTTCCGCCCGGACCGCATGCGCCAGATCACCGAGGCGCTCGGCCCGAAGGTCGCGTTGTACACCACCTTGGCCGAGTACGAGGAGGGCTGGCCCTACCCGGTCGCTTTCCCGCCGCAGCGCCCCGCGACGACGATGACGAAGGTCATCGCCGAGGCCGGCGGCAAGCAGCTGCACGTCGCCGAGACCGAGAAGTACCCGCACGTCACGTACTTCTTCGGCGGCGGCGAGGAGGCCCCGGAGACGGGCGAGCGCCGCGAGCTCGCGACGTCGCCGCGCGACGTCCCGACCTACGACAAGAAGCCCGAGATGAGCGCCCGCGAGGCGGCCGACAAGTTCATCGCCGCCTGGCGCGAGGACGAGCCGACGTTCGGGATCATCAACTTCGCCAACGCCGACATGGTCGGCCACACCGGCGTGATCCCGGCGGCCGTCAAGGCGGTCGAGACCGTCGACGCCTGCCTGGGCGACGTCGTCGCCGCCGTGCAGGAGTCCGGCGGCGCGCTGCTCATCACCGCCGACCACGGCAACGCCGACGAGATGCTCGAAGACGACGGTTCTCCGGACACGGCGCACTCGCTGAACCCGGTCCCGGTCATCGTCACCGTGGAGACCTTGACGCTCAGAGAGGGTGGCATCCTTGCGGATGTCTCGCCAACCCTGCTCCAACTCCTAGGCATCGCCCAGCCGGACGCCATGACCGGCACCACTTTGCTTGTCGGTTAGCTGACGCTCAGAAATCCTGCGTCGCATTACACTGCGCCGCGGGATGAGCAAGGGGGCTTATCGCAGGGGGCCGATCGGCCCGACGCTGGCCGGCTTCGCCGCGGTCGGGTTGCTGGTGGTCGTGGTCTTCGCGTTCCTGCTCGGGAGCGTGAGGTCCATGCACAGCAACGCCAACCACGCGCGCTCGGCCGAGCGCGTCGCGCTGCTCGCGTCGCGCCTGAACCGGCTGACCATCGACCTGGAGACCGGCGTCCGCGGCCGCTTGCTCACCGGTGATAGTGAGTACTTACAACCGTACA
The sequence above is a segment of the Conexibacter woesei Iso977N genome. Coding sequences within it:
- the gpmI gene encoding 2,3-bisphosphoglycerate-independent phosphoglycerate mutase, which translates into the protein MSDTLPVPRVVLVVLDGWGIAPPGPGNAVDLADTPVFDALWEKYPHTQLTAGGKAVGLPEGQMGNSEVGHLNLGAGAVVKQDLTRIDEAVEEGTLAHNEALLAATDPERFERVHLIGLVSDGGVHSGWKHLEALIALAGERGVRDVVIHAFTDGRDTSPRGGERYLQQVQEWADAAGNARIGSVIGRYYAMDRDSRAERTQAAVDLLLDGVSPHHTGSAVQAVTDSYARDERGDEFVAATTVGDEARIRPQDSVIAFNFRPDRMRQITEALGPKVALYTTLAEYEEGWPYPVAFPPQRPATTMTKVIAEAGGKQLHVAETEKYPHVTYFFGGGEEAPETGERRELATSPRDVPTYDKKPEMSAREAADKFIAAWREDEPTFGIINFANADMVGHTGVIPAAVKAVETVDACLGDVVAAVQESGGALLITADHGNADEMLEDDGSPDTAHSLNPVPVIVTVETLTLREGGILADVSPTLLQLLGIAQPDAMTGTTLLVG